From the genome of Drosophila melanogaster chromosome 2L, one region includes:
- the CG17570 gene encoding uncharacterized protein: protein MPNIVALKLSASYPLMPGHKDEGNILALDQLALQQQISANFIFHAISNYKKTPSERKTLVFIAKKWLHIQMLWREFRLRDKQIRRLGHKDARVLEHGYFQQELFELVHEKYMVVRGFLSRDKRNLLAGQPATRP from the coding sequence ATGCCGAACATTGTCGCACTAAAGCTGAGCGCCAGCTATCCGCTGATGCCGGGCCACAAGGACGAGGGCAATATCCTTGCGCTGGACCAATTggcgctgcagcagcaaatCAGTGCGAACTTCATTTTCCATGCGATCTCGAACTACAAGAAAACGCCATCCGAGCGAAAAACGCTGGTCTTCATTGCCAAAAAATGGCTGCACATCCAGATGCTGTGGCGCGAGTTCCGGCTGAGGGATAAGCAAATACGGCGGCTTGGCCACAAGGATGCACGCGTTCTGGAGCACGGCTACTTCCAGCAGGAACTCTTCGAGCTGGTCCACGAAAAGTATATGGTTGTCCGTGGATTCCTGAGTCGTGACAAAAGAAATCTGCTCGCTGGTCAGCCAGCAACACGGCCATAA
- the CG12617 gene encoding uncharacterized protein, isoform B — MSISLIRKHLNEMGTLKLRSSMGRNYIPMAGPPRFPMSSAQRLIFGCGSLVVMMIIPFYCLFSLPRWSRMHLGLPPEEDEQAEEPPPQEEKDKEKK, encoded by the coding sequence ATGAGTATTTCTTTAATACGCAAACATCTGAACGAGATGGGGACCCTTAAGCTCCGATCGTCCATGGGTCGGAACTATATTCCCATGGCCGGTCCTCCTCGATTTCCGATGAGTTCAGCGCAGCGTTTGATCTTTGGTTGCGGTTCCTTGGTTGTCATGATGATCATTCCCTTCTACTGCCTCTTCAGCCTGCCCCGATGGTCGAGGATGCATTTGGGACTTCCGCCGGAGGAGGACGAGCAGGCGGAGGAGCCTCCACCACAAGAGGAAAAGGACAAGGAGAAGAAATAG
- the CG17571 gene encoding uncharacterized protein, isoform B — protein sequence MNRLLLSVVALVALAASCHGNPGLDFPFGRIVNGEDVDIENYPYQVSVQTTKGSHFCGGSLIDSETVLTAAHCMQSYAASELQVRVGSTSRSSGGEVVTVRAFKYHEGYNSKLMINDVAIIKLSSPVRQTSKIRAIELADSEAVSGTNAVVSGWGTTCFLFCSSPDTLQKVEVDLLHYKDCAADTYNYGSDSILETMVCATGEKKDACQGDSGGPLVADNKLVGVVSWGSGCAWTGYPGVYADVASLRSWIVDTTDSL from the coding sequence ATGAATCGTTTGCTATTGAGTGTGGTGGCGCTGGTCGCCCTGGCTGCTTCCTGCCATGGAAATCCGGGACTGGACTTCCCCTTCGGTCGGATTGTGAACGGCGAGGACGTGGATATCGAAAACTACCCCTACCAGGTGTCCGTCCAGACGACCAAGGGCTCCCACTTCTGTGGCGGAAGTCTGATCGATTCGGAGACCGTCCTGACCGCCGCCCATTGCATGCAATCCTACGCCGCCAGCGAGCTGCAGGTGCGAGTGGGTTCCACTTCCAGGAGCTCCGGTGGTGAGGTGGTCACCGTCCGCGCCTTCAAGTACCACGAGGGCTACAACAGCAAGTTGATGATCAACGATGTGGCCATCATCAAGCTGAGCTCTCCCGTTCGCCAGACCTCTAAGATCCGGGCCATCGAACTGGCCGACTCCGAGGCCGTTTCCGGAACCAATGCCGTGGTCTCCGGCTGGGGCACCACCTGCTTCCTTTTCTGCTCCTCCCCCGACACCCTTCAGAAGGTGGAGGTTGATCTGCTGCACTACAAGGACTGTGCCGCCGACACGTACAACTACGGCAGCGACTCGATTCTGGAGACCATGGTCTGTGCCACCGGCGAGAAGAAGGACGCCTGCCAGGGTGACTCCGGTGGTCCTTTGGTCGCGGACAACAAGCTTGTGGGCGTGGTTTCCTGGGGCAGCGGATGTGCCTGGACCGGCTACCCCGGCGTCTATGCCGATGTCGCCAGCCTGAGGAGCTGGATCGTTGACACCACTGACTCGttgtaa